Proteins found in one Elephas maximus indicus isolate mEleMax1 chromosome 11, mEleMax1 primary haplotype, whole genome shotgun sequence genomic segment:
- the RNMT gene encoding mRNA cap guanine-N7 methyltransferase: MENSAKAEEYEKISFEEGKPSVNSETVSSFSINEDTTASGTGPSQEALTCERVGTPKKRKIEVEDDLIKESSRCGEDTSFRKRKLDAEIFPEEKGSGDDDSISKKRKIEADDVPANGSSTGDGSQRKRKRELEDVSEKQRNFEEGHSSVVAAHYNELQEVGLEKRSQSRIFYLRNFNNWMKSVLIGEFLEKVRQKKKRDITVLDLGCGKGGDLLKWKKGRINKLVCTDIADVSVKQCQQRYEDMKHRCRGNEYIFNAEFITADCSKELLIGKFHDPEMCFDICSCQFVCHYSFESYEQADIMLRNACERLSPGGYFIGTTPNSFELIRRLEASKTESFGNEIYTVKFQKKGDYPLFGCKYDFNLEGVVDVPEFLVYFPLLNEMAKKYNMKLVYKKTFLEFYEEKIKNNENKILLKRMQALEPYPANENSRLASEKVDDYEHAAKYMKNGHVRLPLGTLSKSEWEATSIYLVFAFEKQQ; the protein is encoded by the exons ATGGAAAATTCTGCAAAAGCAGAGGAATATGAAAAGATCTCTTTTGAAGAGGGAAAACCATCAGTAAATTCTGAAACGGTGTCTTCATTCAGTATTAATGAAGACACAACAGCTTCTGGGACTGGGCCTTCTCAAGAGGCTCTTACCTGTGAGCGAGTAGGCACaccgaaaaagagaaaaatagaggtTGAAGATGATCTTATAAAGGAAAGTTCTCGTTGTGGGGAAGACACTtcattcagaaaaagaaaacttgatGCTGAAATTTTCCCAGAGGAGAAGGGCTCTGGAGATGATGATAGcatttcaaagaaaaggaaaatagaagCTGATGATGTTCCAGCAAATGGATCTTCCACCGGAGATGGCTCTCAgcgaaagagaaaaagagaacttGAGGATGTGTCTGAAAAACAGAGA AACTTTGAAGAAGGACATAGCTCAGTAGTGGCTGCCCACTACAATGAACTTCAGGAAGTTGGTTTGGAGAAGCGTAGCCAAAGCCGTATTTTTTACCTAAGAAACTTTAATAATTGGATGAAAAGTGTCCTCATTG GGGAATTTTTAGAAAAGGTGCGACAGAAAAAAAAACGCGATATCACTGTTTTGGACCTGGGATGTGGTAAAGGTGGAGATTTGCTCAAGTGGAAAAAGGGAAGAATTAACAAGTTAGTTTGTACTG ATATCGCTGATGTTTCTGTCAAACAGTGCCAGCAACGGTATGAGGACATGAAACACCGCTGTCGTGgtaatgaatatatttttaatgcaGAATTTATAACTGCTGATTGTTCAaag gAACTTTTGATTGGCAAATTCCATGATCCAGAAATGTGCTTCGATATCTGCAGTTGTCAGTTTGTTTGTCATTACTCATTTGAGTCCTATGAGCAGGCTGACATAATGCTCAGGAATGCTTGTGAGAGACTCAGTCCTGGAGGCTATTTTATAGGTACCACTCCCAATAGCTTTGAGCTGAT AAGACGCCTCGAAGCTTCCAAAACAGAATCATTTGGAAATGAAATATATACTGTGAAGTTTCAGAAGAAAGGAGATTATCCTTTATTTGGCTGCAAATATGATTTCAACTTGGAAGGTGTCGTGGATGTCCCTGAATTCTTGGTCTATTTTCCATTGCTAAATGA AATGGCAAAGAAGTACAATATGAAACTAGTCTACAAAAAGACATTTCTGGAGTTTTATGAAGAAAAGATTaagaacaatgaaaataaaatactgttAAAACGAATGCAGGCTCTGGAG CCATATCCTGCAAATGAGAACTCCAGGCTTGCCTCTGAGAAAGTGGATGACTATGAGCATGCAGCAAAGTATATGAAAAACGGTCACGTAAGATTACCTTTG ggaaccttAAGCAAATCAGAATGGGAAGCTACAA GCATTTACTTGGTCTTCGCATTTGAGAAGCAGCAGTGA